DNA from Christensenella timonensis:
GGCAGCGTATCCTCGATCACATATATCTCCTTTTCCATCCATTCGCGTTTGCCCGGCGTTTTTACATTGCGCACGCCCTTCTGGTACATGTTCACTTTACAGACGTCATGCAAAAGCCCCGCGATTATAAGCGAATCCCCATGCTCGCATTTGATCATCTTATTGAAATTATTCAGGATCTTAAAAACGTTCATACTATGCACAAGCAGTCCGCCCTCGAAATCCCCATGGTTGCTTGTGCTCGCGGGCGCGGTATAAAAATCCGTTTCCGTTTCCAGCCAATCGAGCAGGCCCTGCATGTTTTCCCGACCGGTGCCAAGCAACAGTTCCTTAAATTCTTCTTTTAACGCGTCAAGCTGCTCCTGTCTGCCCATATTTTTTCCTGCCGTTTCATTTTTCTTTTATGATACCATACAATCGCGCATAAAAAAATACGGGCGGTAAAACCGCCCGTATTTTAAGACCAATATCAAAATCTTATTTGACAACCCTGTCAAGAAGGCCCTGGAACGCACAGCCATGGCGTGCTTCGTCCTTTGCCATCTCATGTACCGTATCGTGGATCGCGTCGTATCCAAGCTCTTTTGCGCGTTTCGCCAGCGCCAGCTTACCGGCCGTAGCGCCGCATTCCGCGTCAGCGCGCAGCTGCAGGTTTTTCTTTGTATCCGCGTAAACGACCTCGCCCAAAAGCTCCGCAAACTTCGCAGCATGCTCCGCTTCCTCAAACGCAGCCCTTTTGTACGTTTCCGCTACTTCCGGATAACCTTCCCGGTCAGCCTGGCGTGCCATTGCAAGGTACATGCCGACTTCCGTACATTCGCCCATAAAATTTTCCCGCAAGCCCTGTACCACTTCTTCGTCAAGTCCCTGTGCTACACCGATCTTGTGCTCGTCCGCCCAAACGCGTTCGCCCGCGAATTCGTCGAATTTGGAACCGTCCGCCCCGCACTGCGGGCATTTCGCCGGGCGCTCGCCCTCCGCTGTGTAACCACATACCTGACATACATACTTAACCATTTCTTCATACCTCCCAATAATCGTCCGGACATAAGTCCATAATTTAATGATACACCATCTTTTTAATCTTTAAACCGGTTTTTTTTAAATGCGGGACTTTTTCTTTCCGTTTACCGGTTTTTAAATCCGTTATATATAATGTATCAGAAAAAATCCGAGGTGAAGAAAATGAAAAATGCCGCCGGTATTATTGAGGCGCAGCGCAACTATTTTGAATCGGACGCCACGCGTTCATACGATTTTCGCCTGCAGGCCTTGCACCGCCTGCGCGACGCTATTATAAAAAACGAAGCGAAAATCTGCGAAGCGCTCAACGCCGACCTTCACAAGAGTTATTTTGAGGCCTTTGAAACAGAGGTCGGCCTTGTCATAGACGAGATCACCTACCAGATCAAACACCTGCGGCGTTTTATGAAGCCGCGCCATAAAAGGACGCCGCTTGCGCAATTTCCGTCCAAAAGCTTCGTCATGAAAGAGCCTTACGGCGTGGTATTGATTATGTCGCCGTGGAACTACCCGTTCCAACTGACGATGGAGCCGCTTGCCGGTGCGATTGCGGCGGGCAACACCGTCATTTTGAAGCCGTCCGATTATTCGCGCAACACCTCACAGGTCATGGCGGATCTCCTGTCTTCCATTTTCCCTCCTGAATATATCGCGGTCATGCTGGGCGGGCGCGAGGCGAACCAGGATCTTTTAAAGCAGAAGTTTGATTATATCTTTTTCACGGGCGGTGTGAACGTCGGCAAGCTTGTCATGGAATCCGCAGCACAGTTTGTAACGCCCGTGACCTTGGAGCTCGGCGGCCAAAGCCCGTGCATTGTCGACAGCACCGCCAATTTGAAGGTTGCGGCCAGGCGCATCGCCTGGGGTAAATTCTTGAACGCCGGACA
Protein-coding regions in this window:
- a CDS encoding HD domain-containing protein, producing MGRQEQLDALKEEFKELLLGTGRENMQGLLDWLETETDFYTAPASTSNHGDFEGGLLVHSMNVFKILNNFNKMIKCEHGDSLIIAGLLHDVCKVNMYQKGVRNVKTPGKREWMEKEIYVIEDTLPIGHGEKSVYLLMRHIRLTDEEAIAIRWHMGGYDDAARSYIGGRTQSSAYGTYKLAPALAIADMYATYFMD
- a CDS encoding ferritin family protein; translation: MVKYVCQVCGYTAEGERPAKCPQCGADGSKFDEFAGERVWADEHKIGVAQGLDEEVVQGLRENFMGECTEVGMYLAMARQADREGYPEVAETYKRAAFEEAEHAAKFAELLGEVVYADTKKNLQLRADAECGATAGKLALAKRAKELGYDAIHDTVHEMAKDEARHGCAFQGLLDRVVK
- a CDS encoding aldehyde dehydrogenase, producing MKNAAGIIEAQRNYFESDATRSYDFRLQALHRLRDAIIKNEAKICEALNADLHKSYFEAFETEVGLVIDEITYQIKHLRRFMKPRHKRTPLAQFPSKSFVMKEPYGVVLIMSPWNYPFQLTMEPLAGAIAAGNTVILKPSDYSRNTSQVMADLLSSIFPPEYIAVMLGGREANQDLLKQKFDYIFFTGGVNVGKLVMESAAQFVTPVTLELGGQSPCIVDSTANLKVAARRIAWGKFLNAGQTCVAPNHLFVHESVKDELLSHIKDSIRQYYTDDPLSCGYLPKIINQKHFERLSGLLRDTDIYCGGRMDAEKNSIEPTVIDHATYDLPVMGEEIFGPLLPVLTYRDLDSLISLIRSHPRPLALYLFSTDRSTIDRILGNLPYGGGCVNDTVVQLATSRMPFGGVGNSGMGKYHGADSFETFSHYKSILHKSNAIDLPIRYMPPSDKKLNQLRRFIGKK